Part of the Geobacter pickeringii genome, ATCAAAGCGGTCTTCGAGGCACGCATAAGAGGCGTGGCCATGGGGCACCACAGCATCCGCGGAACCGTTAGCGGCAAAGATACTATCGAGGACTTTCAGAAACTCTGGTTGTAACAGAACCGTGTCATCATCAAGGAAAAGGACAATCTCTCCCCGCGACCGCGCGAGACCGAAATTTCTGGAATACCCCATGAGACCGTACTGCCTGTCAAGAGGGGCATAAACAATGGGAAGGAACGCGGCAAACCTTTCAGCCAAAATCCGCCCCTCCGGAGTGCCTCCGCGGTCTTCGATCAATATGACCTCAAAGTTTTCACGAGGAAAATCCTGTTGCACCAGAGACCAGAGAATCCCTTCAAGAACGTTCAGCCTGCCGTAGAAATTGATGATGCAGGAAATCCTGATACCGCCCCTTGCCGGCGAAACGGGGCAATCCCCATGCAGATCAAAGGGGAAGAGCTTGTAAAGGCCTTGCAGAATTGCAGTCCGCATTGGAATCCTAGAAATAGAGTCGCCAGCCAATGATGGCTGCCCATGTCAAACTCACCAGGAGTAGTGGCACATCCTTCAGCAGTGACTCAGTGGGATCGCCACTCTGGCCGGACTTAACACGAAAGATGTACCGTAACAAGCCAAAGCAGCAAAGGGGGACCGTGTAGAACAAATGGCTTCGGGAAAGGGTGTACATGCTATAGGTGACAAGTACGGCACCTCCCGTCAGATACATGGCTCCATCCAAAAAACCGTCAGGGTAACCGGCGAGGCTTTTGCGGTGGCATTTCGCCTCATTTCCAAGATTGAGTTTTTCGTTCAAGCGCTTGCCGATGCTCAAGAAGAGTGCCAGCAGGAAAACTGTCAGAAAGAGCCAGTCTGAAATAGGTACAGCAAACGCTTCGCCTCCGGCCTCGAGTCTGATTATAAAACCGGTAGCTATGCAAAAGATGTCGACCAGTGGCACCGCTTTTAGTTTCAAGGAGTAAAGGGTTGAAACGAGAAGATAAAGAACGAGATAGAGGGAAAACCGTATTGAAACCGAAAACGTGGCAAAGGTCAAACCGGCGCAAAGAAGCAATAGGGCCAAAACGGCTGCTGTAATTTTTGAAATTGTTCCAGAAGGAATCGGACGATATTTCTTGCGTGGATGGTGTTTGTCGTTATCGCTGTCAATAATGTCATTGAGAATATAGGTAGCACTCGAACCCATACAGAAGGCAATAATAGGCATAACACCTTGAAATGGATACTCTATGCTTATGATGCTTCCCGAAAGAAACGATGGAAAGTAGAGCAGCAGGTTTTTAAGCCATTGCTGAGGGCGAAGAATCCTAATATAGTCCAGAAAAAATATACTATTGTTGATAAACATCTTAAACGGTTCTTTCGCAAATTAGTTGGTTTGCTTGTTTACAATATCCAAGAAAAAGGCTTCAAGGTCCTTCCGTTTTGTTTCAATCAGTGTCACCTCTACTGAATTCTGGGTCACCAGCGCCATGAATTCAGTAAACCGTTCCGTAGGAACTAGGTACTCTATGAAGATTTCATTACGTCTCAACACTATGAAACTATTCAGCGAATCATGACTACCAGCGGCCAGTCTGGTCTGTACAACATACCCTTCAATACCGCTTCGCATAATGTTTTCAACACTGTCCAAGGCCATTAAACGCCCCTTAACAAGCACCCCAACTCGGTCGCAGACCTTTTCAACATCATCCGTAATATGCGTGCTGAAAAAAACCGTTTTCCCCCTCTTTTTCAGGTCAAGAATGATTTCTTTTACCAATGCCCTGCCTATTGGGTCCAA contains:
- a CDS encoding decaprenyl-phosphate phosphoribosyltransferase — encoded protein: MFINNSIFFLDYIRILRPQQWLKNLLLYFPSFLSGSIISIEYPFQGVMPIIAFCMGSSATYILNDIIDSDNDKHHPRKKYRPIPSGTISKITAAVLALLLLCAGLTFATFSVSIRFSLYLVLYLLVSTLYSLKLKAVPLVDIFCIATGFIIRLEAGGEAFAVPISDWLFLTVFLLALFLSIGKRLNEKLNLGNEAKCHRKSLAGYPDGFLDGAMYLTGGAVLVTYSMYTLSRSHLFYTVPLCCFGLLRYIFRVKSGQSGDPTESLLKDVPLLLVSLTWAAIIGWRLYF
- a CDS encoding glycosyltransferase family A protein, translated to MRTAILQGLYKLFPFDLHGDCPVSPARGGIRISCIINFYGRLNVLEGILWSLVQQDFPRENFEVILIEDRGGTPEGRILAERFAAFLPIVYAPLDRQYGLMGYSRNFGLARSRGEIVLFLDDDTVLLQPEFLKVLDSIFAANGSADAVVPHGHASYACLEDRFDYHDPWFMTSRCTAYRREVLQELNGFMSHFVGQEDVEFVTRFTIAGKRSLETDDLDYYHPPLLVPNTRKPRAVGFSFFGLKGRYSWPVWLLLLANCARHAPLILLPARRFKEQGRFGVGFLSGVLDGVRGNKEQLYG